TGGACGGACAGCACAGGTTCGCCGTCCGAGCGATTACCGGACCTCGATGCGATATTCCGCAACGGCGTGCTGGTGTAGGGTGACGGAAACAGGCTATCGCGAGGACCTTTAATGGCAAGCAGGGCACCCCGGCGCACCTCTTCGAGAAGCGCAACGATGACCCACCAGCCATCGGTGTCAGGGTTGCGGTCCCGTACGCGATGAAAAAACAGCCAGTGACTGCCAATGAGATTCCTGACCAGTTTCCGGTCGTCCTGCCACGCCCTGTGATTCAGTTGGGCAATGTCAAGAAACTCCCGGGTCTCCACCCTGGCCCTCTGAAGGTCCGCGGCCTTGCCGAGGCACGCTTTATAGTGCCACTCGTCGCAGATGACATAACAGGCCCCCGGTGGCCGCTGGCAGGACAGCTCCACGGAGTGCATCTCAAATACGGACTGGGACATGGGTGTGTCGATGGTCTATCTGAAGTCGCTGCCGGGGTTGACAGCAGCCAGATAATTGCCGTGCGACAGGCAGTCCGTACATGGGCGACCGCCCAAAATCTCCTCGGCTTTCGGAAACCTGGGCAATGGTCGAGAGATCGGAGAATTGCTCCGCGACTTCTTCCAGACTCAACAGCCCCGCCAGCGCGTGCAGTTGATCGAAGCGGATAACAGCGGCGTCAGGCGTCGCGGCATCCCGTTGCGGAGGCGTGCAGAAAATCAACCACGACGCACCTCGGTTGCGTGGTCATACGCTTCGATGAAAGCCAGCACGGCGGCGCGCTCGACTTTGCTCGCCTTCTGGAATTCCGATTGCGCACTGAACAGCTTGCGGCGCGCATCGTCCATCAAGCCTCGACGGCGCGATATTGATTGCGGCCCTGCCATCAAACAGTCTTCCCGATTCCCGATCGCGCGCAAGACATCGGCAGTCGCATCTCTCGTCAGAAACGCTCGAAGCCACACCCCGATCGCTCATCCAGGCTGGTAAGCACGCTCTCGCCACCCCACTCGCGACGGCGGAAAGTATCTCGCAACACAAAGCCCATAAACGATCAGCGCCGCGACGGTATAGGACACAAACCGCGCCGAAAAGAACAGCAAGACCACCACGACCGCGGCGAGAAGCATCTCGAGTCTCGGACCGAGCGCCGACAACTGTCCGCCGCGCGCTTCGAAAGCGGTGCCCAGCAAGATCAGCAACGGGATCGACGCGAGCACCATGTGGATCGGCTCGAGGATCGGATAAGCGACGAGCATCGTCATCGAAGCGAGCGCGTAGTCGACGCGGCTGTCCCGGTGGCGGCGGAACACCAGATACGCGGACAGCACGCACGCAGCCAACACCAACGCATGCGAAGCAACGGAGAGCAACGCACCGGACATCGGCATGCCGAGCGTCGCCGATAGCGTCTGCAACGCACCCCTCACGGCATTGTTCATCGGCGCGCCGCCACCGCTCATCGCCAGCGCCATGCCGTTCAGGCGCGGCATATCCGACACGAGGTAGTGCCACAAAACGTCGAAGCCGAGGCGCGCGCCGGTGATCAGCGTCAAGGCAATCGCGACCGCGCTCGCCATCACAAACGTCCGCCATTCGCGACGCAGCAACAGCAAGCCGGCGACGGCCACCGGCGTGAGCTTGATCGCGATCGCAAAGCCGAGAAAGAGCCCCGCGGTGTAGCCCTTGCCACGCTCGATCAACGCGAACGTCGCAATCAGCAGGAAGAACAGCAGTTCGTTAGATTGGCCGTCGTAGGTG
Above is a window of Paraburkholderia sprentiae WSM5005 DNA encoding:
- a CDS encoding glycosyltransferase family 87 protein; this encodes MFNAGAVRARSNFGAGAALLLLIAVACLVLRIMHVVAKFRGNVPDAFGDFNFYLYAFNVVLPDPARLYDHDALIGFLQSIGARSTGDDIFYAYPPQFALVFAPLALLTPLAAKIVWVSASVVLFAVALYLLVTMAYRGTERSVNLLLVAVALLSFPLVEDTYDGQSNELLFFLLIATFALIERGKGYTAGLFLGFAIAIKLTPVAVAGLLLLRREWRTFVMASAVAIALTLITGARLGFDVLWHYLVSDMPRLNGMALAMSGGGAPMNNAVRGALQTLSATLGMPMSGALLSVASHALVLAACVLSAYLVFRRHRDSRVDYALASMTMLVAYPILEPIHMVLASIPLLILLGTAFEARGGQLSALGPRLEMLLAAVVVVLLFFSARFVSYTVAALIVYGLCVARYFPPSRVGWRERAYQPG